A portion of the Flavobacterium magnum genome contains these proteins:
- a CDS encoding L-threonylcarbamoyladenylate synthase, with amino-acid sequence MEDINQEVHHAYEVIRNGGIILYPTDTVWGIGCDATDETAVAKIFALKKRAETQSMIVLMNGEKMMYNVFKEIPETAWQIIDLSEKPTTLILDNPRNVAKNVISADNSLGVRLVKEPFCYKLMERMKKPLVSTSANISGEPTPKSFKEISPEIIKGVDYVVNLHRDKTNGNPSAIIKLTQDSQVKIIRK; translated from the coding sequence ATGGAAGACATCAACCAGGAAGTACACCATGCATATGAAGTGATCCGTAACGGCGGCATCATCCTCTACCCTACCGATACTGTTTGGGGCATCGGCTGTGATGCAACCGACGAAACGGCTGTCGCCAAAATCTTCGCGCTCAAGAAACGTGCCGAAACCCAAAGCATGATTGTGCTGATGAACGGGGAGAAAATGATGTACAACGTGTTTAAGGAAATTCCGGAAACCGCCTGGCAGATCATCGACCTCAGCGAAAAACCGACAACGCTGATCCTGGACAATCCGCGTAATGTGGCAAAGAACGTAATCAGCGCTGACAACTCGCTTGGCGTGCGTCTCGTGAAGGAACCTTTCTGCTACAAGCTGATGGAACGCATGAAAAAACCATTGGTCTCTACATCGGCTAATATTTCGGGCGAACCTACACCAAAAAGTTTTAAAGAAATCAGTCCGGAGATTATTAAAGGTGTGGACTATGTCGTAAATTTGCATCGTGATAAAACCAACGGAAACCCGTCAGCCATAATCAAACTGACACAGGATTCGCAGGTGAAAATCATCAGGAAATAA
- a CDS encoding LTA synthase family protein, which yields MDKTQKWQNFLKELGNQVFFWFFGIVFFTLFRITFIFIFRKQLSAAADGGEIFKALSSGFSFDCTVMGYFLMLPFLLLLIFAPFDKFRPAIISRKITQILFVILSTIICIITIGYFQEYHDQFNNFLFLALYDDQKAVAKTLMADEYHPLLNMATFIIVIGAGIVILAYSERRDFIFRRLRQVRFKYSRPILVVLVIALFVCSLRGSFSSVPAIRKWAGVSKDAFLNKTIVNPFRSFKYALEDFNELNLLDGKNPFLSEAQFRMDFPQAKVTDLLEKTAQGPTVEKPKHIFLIVMESYDSWPLMDKYKPFKFSENLSRIAANGTQFTDFLPAANATFDSFGAIVTDVPHCGVNISQLGTVNEPFETSIFRQFKKLGYETNLFYGGFLSWENIGDFCKYQGVDRIFSGVDAGGKSDSGDWGIEDEKLFNLVLKNTNPAKNSLNVILTSSYHPPYAIDIYGKGFPYHTEADFPASVRKYYDGGMTMKEMGHLWYGDKAIGAFVDSAEKKYGDGLFCFTGDHYGRRFINHNPNLYEKSSVSFIMYGKSIPKSVNRTPGSHVDIMPTLIEMIAPKGFKYYSFGTSLYDKSKNKAFGLDKMVVPDEIYYFPKEAKIERINLRTFGESRLNSSPLTDDYNRYMALTWHYTIKGNDLKATKKKTAKKN from the coding sequence ATGGACAAAACCCAGAAATGGCAAAATTTCCTTAAAGAGCTGGGCAACCAGGTGTTCTTTTGGTTTTTCGGAATTGTTTTCTTTACGCTTTTCAGGATTACATTCATTTTTATTTTCAGGAAACAACTGAGTGCTGCCGCAGATGGCGGCGAGATATTCAAGGCGTTGTCGTCCGGTTTCAGTTTTGACTGCACCGTCATGGGCTATTTTCTGATGCTCCCGTTTTTGCTGCTGCTGATTTTCGCACCGTTCGACAAATTCCGCCCCGCAATCATCAGCCGGAAAATTACGCAAATCCTTTTTGTAATCCTTTCCACGATCATCTGCATCATTACGATCGGCTACTTCCAGGAATACCACGACCAGTTCAACAATTTCCTGTTCCTCGCTTTATACGATGACCAGAAGGCAGTGGCCAAAACGCTGATGGCCGATGAGTACCATCCGTTACTGAATATGGCGACCTTTATAATCGTCATCGGTGCAGGCATCGTGATACTGGCCTATTCCGAACGGCGGGATTTTATTTTCCGACGGCTTCGGCAGGTCCGCTTCAAATACAGCCGCCCCATTCTTGTCGTTTTGGTCATCGCGCTTTTCGTGTGCAGCCTGCGCGGGTCGTTTTCATCGGTTCCGGCCATCAGGAAATGGGCAGGGGTTTCCAAAGACGCTTTTTTGAACAAGACGATCGTCAATCCGTTCCGGTCCTTTAAATACGCGCTGGAGGATTTTAATGAGCTTAACCTCCTCGACGGGAAAAACCCGTTTCTAAGCGAGGCGCAATTCAGGATGGATTTTCCGCAGGCTAAAGTTACCGACCTGCTTGAGAAAACCGCACAGGGCCCAACGGTAGAAAAACCGAAACATATTTTCCTCATCGTTATGGAAAGTTATGATTCGTGGCCGTTAATGGACAAATACAAACCGTTTAAATTTTCGGAAAATCTCAGCCGCATCGCCGCTAACGGTACCCAGTTTACCGATTTCCTTCCGGCAGCCAATGCCACTTTTGATTCGTTTGGCGCCATCGTGACCGATGTACCGCACTGCGGGGTGAACATCAGCCAGCTCGGAACGGTCAACGAACCTTTTGAAACCTCGATTTTCAGGCAGTTTAAGAAACTGGGATATGAGACCAATTTATTTTACGGCGGATTCCTGTCATGGGAAAATATCGGTGATTTCTGCAAATATCAGGGTGTAGACCGGATATTTTCAGGTGTGGACGCCGGCGGGAAGTCTGATTCAGGCGATTGGGGTATCGAAGACGAAAAGCTTTTTAACCTGGTGTTGAAAAACACCAATCCTGCCAAAAACTCGCTCAATGTAATCCTGACGTCAAGTTATCATCCGCCTTACGCGATTGATATTTATGGCAAAGGATTCCCGTACCATACGGAAGCGGATTTCCCTGCCAGCGTAAGGAAATATTACGATGGCGGAATGACCATGAAGGAAATGGGCCACCTGTGGTATGGTGACAAAGCGATTGGCGCTTTTGTGGATTCGGCTGAAAAGAAATACGGCGACGGACTGTTTTGCTTTACAGGCGACCATTATGGCAGGCGCTTCATCAACCACAACCCGAACCTCTACGAGAAGTCGTCGGTATCGTTTATCATGTACGGGAAATCCATCCCGAAATCCGTTAACCGCACGCCGGGAAGTCATGTCGACATCATGCCTACATTGATTGAAATGATCGCGCCAAAAGGTTTTAAATATTACAGTTTCGGGACTTCGCTTTACGACAAATCAAAGAACAAGGCTTTCGGACTCGACAAGATGGTCGTGCCGGACGAAATCTATTATTTCCCGAAAGAAGCGAAAATCGAGCGGATCAACCTGCGTACGTTTGGCGAAAGCCGCCTCAATAGCAGTCCGCTTACTGACGACTACAACCGTTACATGGCACTGACCTGGCACTACACGATTAAAGGAAATGACCTCAAGGCGACAAAGAAAAAAACCGCAAAAAAGAACTGA
- a CDS encoding glycosyltransferase family 2 protein — MMDVSVVIINYNTSLLTYNCVVSIIETTPAAIRYEIIVVDNASKKDDFLDLEQKLNALHNDRIRLIRSRINTGFASGNMFGVQFAQGDYLAFINNDVELLADSFTPLLQYFDTHPDTGVIGIQPIFSDKRKQVAFGHFDTFSTRFFGYWLYEKLHPNKAKRHQSYTAPVRTDYVVGSFMLFKAEHFNAIGGFDTNIFLYFEEMDICKRLLNNGLKTIFFPSIDYVHINGASTNLGYTKKIELKVSHLYIVRKNHGFFSYALLKTFFVFVFLLKAIFNPKHFKLLFKLITLGPPMASSIRHQQRIQS, encoded by the coding sequence ATGATGGATGTTTCGGTAGTCATAATCAATTACAACACCTCGCTTTTAACCTACAATTGCGTCGTTTCTATTATTGAGACCACGCCCGCCGCCATCCGGTACGAAATCATCGTGGTCGACAACGCGTCCAAAAAAGACGACTTTCTCGACCTTGAGCAGAAATTGAATGCGCTGCACAACGACCGCATCAGGTTGATACGCAGCAGGATCAACACCGGGTTTGCATCAGGAAATATGTTCGGCGTACAATTTGCGCAGGGTGATTACCTTGCGTTCATCAACAATGATGTCGAACTGCTGGCCGACTCGTTCACGCCGTTGCTCCAATATTTTGACACCCACCCGGATACCGGCGTGATCGGCATCCAACCGATTTTTTCCGACAAACGGAAACAGGTGGCTTTTGGTCACTTTGACACGTTCAGCACCCGGTTTTTCGGGTATTGGCTTTACGAAAAACTGCATCCGAATAAGGCCAAAAGGCATCAATCGTATACCGCACCCGTCCGGACAGACTATGTCGTCGGCAGTTTCATGCTGTTCAAGGCGGAGCATTTCAACGCAATTGGCGGATTCGATACCAATATTTTTCTCTATTTCGAGGAAATGGACATTTGCAAAAGGCTGCTTAACAATGGCTTGAAGACGATTTTCTTCCCGTCGATTGATTATGTACACATCAACGGGGCAAGCACGAACCTGGGTTATACAAAAAAAATCGAGCTTAAAGTCTCGCACCTTTACATCGTGCGCAAAAACCACGGATTTTTCAGTTATGCGCTGTTGAAAACCTTCTTTGTGTTTGTTTTCCTGCTCAAGGCCATCTTCAATCCCAAACATTTTAAACTGCTGTTTAAGCTCATCACGCTCGGGCCGCCGATGGCCTCGTCAATCAGGCACCAGCAGCGGATACAGTCCTAA
- a CDS encoding glycosyltransferase family 2 protein encodes MEFKPQTNISVLIITLNEEAHMKELLSDLDFAEEVIVVDSYSTDNTKAISASFPNVRFIENKFENFTSQRNFAISQAKNDWILFIDADERLTPELKQEIIDTVNRNDNEISAYLFYRKFFFKNRQLHFSGWQTDRIFRLFRKDKAHYTAKRLVHEKLDVDGRIAVFKNKLIHYSYSDYESYKTKMIAYGKLKAMEKFRSGFKPTVFHYLGHSAYNFLYQYLVRLGILDGKKGIIICYLNALSVSQRYKELRRLYQGASK; translated from the coding sequence ATGGAATTTAAGCCGCAAACAAACATATCGGTTCTTATCATCACGTTAAATGAAGAGGCACACATGAAGGAATTGTTGAGTGACCTCGACTTCGCAGAAGAAGTCATCGTAGTGGATTCCTATAGTACAGACAATACCAAAGCCATTTCAGCATCTTTCCCGAACGTCCGCTTTATAGAGAATAAATTTGAAAATTTCACCAGCCAGCGCAACTTCGCCATCAGCCAGGCCAAGAATGACTGGATCCTTTTTATCGATGCCGACGAGCGGCTCACGCCGGAACTCAAACAAGAAATCATCGATACGGTAAACCGCAACGACAACGAGATCAGCGCGTATCTTTTTTACCGGAAATTCTTTTTCAAAAACAGGCAGCTCCACTTCAGCGGCTGGCAGACTGATAGGATTTTCAGGTTATTCCGGAAAGATAAGGCGCATTATACGGCCAAGCGCCTGGTGCACGAAAAGCTCGATGTCGATGGGCGCATCGCGGTTTTTAAAAACAAATTGATCCATTACTCCTATTCGGATTATGAATCCTATAAAACCAAAATGATTGCGTACGGCAAGCTCAAGGCGATGGAGAAGTTCCGTTCCGGTTTCAAGCCGACCGTATTTCATTACCTGGGACATTCAGCATACAATTTCCTGTACCAATACCTTGTCAGGCTCGGCATCCTCGACGGCAAGAAGGGCATCATCATCTGTTACCTCAATGCGCTCAGCGTATCGCAGCGCTATAAGGAATTGCGCCGCCTGTACCAGGGGGCTTCAAAATAA
- a CDS encoding glycosyltransferase family 2 protein, which yields MKITVVISTYNAEKWLEKVLIGYSNQSYRDFEVIVADDGSRESTKNLIDGYALTYPVPLRHIWHEDKGYRRQEILNIAIMEAAHGYIIMTDGDCIPRKDFVAVHAAYAEKGRFLSGGYCKLNMKVSEEINGDDILSGRCFNVKWLKTKGKLGFSQTLKLSSNGLLGNILDTVTPTNPSFNNCNSSGFREDMIAINGYDERMKYGGPDREFGERLENFGVKGMQIRHKAVCLHLDHARSYKTPESLAANLAIRKEVRDRKLSWTPFGIIKGERNG from the coding sequence ATGAAGATAACTGTTGTCATAAGTACTTACAATGCAGAGAAATGGCTTGAGAAAGTCCTGATTGGCTACAGCAACCAGTCTTACCGCGATTTTGAAGTGATTGTCGCAGATGACGGTTCGAGGGAATCTACCAAAAACCTGATCGACGGTTATGCATTGACATATCCGGTACCCTTGCGCCACATCTGGCATGAGGATAAAGGCTACCGCAGGCAGGAAATCCTGAACATCGCCATTATGGAAGCTGCGCACGGATACATCATCATGACCGATGGCGATTGCATTCCGCGTAAGGATTTTGTGGCAGTTCACGCCGCTTACGCAGAGAAAGGCCGTTTTCTTTCCGGCGGTTATTGCAAGCTTAATATGAAGGTCAGCGAGGAAATCAACGGCGACGACATTCTTTCCGGTCGCTGTTTCAATGTAAAATGGCTGAAGACGAAAGGCAAACTGGGTTTTTCGCAAACGCTGAAGCTGTCCTCTAACGGACTCCTGGGCAACATTCTCGATACCGTCACGCCTACAAATCCGTCGTTTAATAATTGTAATTCTTCCGGCTTCCGCGAGGATATGATTGCAATCAACGGTTATGACGAGCGGATGAAATATGGTGGTCCGGACAGGGAGTTCGGTGAAAGGCTGGAAAATTTCGGTGTCAAGGGGATGCAAATCCGCCATAAGGCCGTGTGCCTGCATCTTGACCATGCGCGCAGCTATAAAACGCCGGAATCCCTGGCGGCGAACCTCGCAATCCGGAAAGAGGTGAGGGACAGAAAGTTGTCATGGACGCCTTTCGGAATTATCAAAGGCGAACGAAACGGCTAA
- a CDS encoding glycosyltransferase family 9 protein, translated as MKHQMAQLPGHNGLSADKLKILVIQQKMIGDVLATSIICNNLKQRYPDARVDYLIYPFTQPVILNNPNIDHVVLFDDRYRKSKMALLGFALRLRRQQYDIVIDAYGKTESNLIVLFSGAKVKLGFYKKYTRFLYTQTVREIPAPLTNAGTALENRMNLLNLLAPGATADIRPKIWLTEAEIENGKKILERHQVTSGNIFMIGVLGSGDNKTYPFPYMAKLLDFIVARTGAVLLFNYMPSQSEEAKTIYSLCLPQTQRQIRLDVVPGSIREFLSITYHCRALIGNEGGAVNMAKAIGVPTFTVFSTWIKKEAWSSFEDGTTNVSVHLKDFKPELYGAKSPKEMKKQAKELYLEYQPELIIPVLGDYLDRF; from the coding sequence TTGAAACACCAAATGGCGCAGCTTCCCGGGCATAACGGCTTATCGGCAGACAAACTTAAAATTCTTGTGATCCAGCAGAAGATGATCGGTGACGTGCTGGCGACGAGCATCATTTGTAACAACCTGAAGCAGCGATATCCTGATGCCCGGGTGGATTACCTCATCTATCCGTTCACGCAGCCGGTCATCCTGAACAACCCGAATATCGACCACGTCGTTTTATTCGATGACCGATACAGGAAAAGCAAAATGGCGCTGCTCGGTTTCGCCCTGAGGCTAAGGAGGCAGCAATACGACATCGTCATCGACGCTTACGGAAAAACCGAAAGCAACCTGATCGTGCTGTTTTCAGGAGCGAAAGTCAAACTGGGCTTTTATAAAAAATACACCCGTTTCCTTTATACGCAGACAGTCAGGGAAATTCCCGCGCCGCTGACCAACGCCGGGACCGCCCTGGAAAACCGCATGAACCTGCTGAATCTCTTAGCGCCTGGCGCGACTGCCGACATCAGGCCGAAAATCTGGTTGACGGAGGCCGAAATCGAAAACGGGAAAAAAATCCTTGAGCGGCATCAGGTTACTTCCGGAAATATTTTCATGATCGGGGTGTTGGGCAGTGGCGACAACAAGACGTATCCATTCCCCTACATGGCGAAGTTGTTGGATTTTATTGTTGCAAGAACGGGCGCCGTGCTGCTTTTTAACTACATGCCTTCACAAAGCGAAGAGGCCAAAACGATTTACAGCCTGTGCCTGCCGCAAACGCAGCGTCAAATCCGCCTGGATGTGGTGCCGGGAAGCATCCGCGAATTCCTCTCAATCACATACCATTGCAGGGCGCTGATCGGCAATGAGGGGGGCGCGGTCAATATGGCGAAGGCTATCGGTGTTCCAACGTTTACGGTGTTTTCAACCTGGATCAAAAAGGAAGCGTGGAGTTCATTTGAAGACGGAACAACAAACGTCTCAGTACATCTCAAAGACTTTAAACCGGAGCTATACGGCGCGAAATCGCCAAAAGAAATGAAAAAACAGGCGAAGGAATTATACCTGGAGTACCAGCCGGAGTTGATTATTCCGGTGCTGGGTGATTATCTCGACCGGTTTTAG
- a CDS encoding 2,3,4,5-tetrahydropyridine-2,6-dicarboxylate N-succinyltransferase, whose amino-acid sequence MTSLQTTIEAAWNDRSQLQNPETQHAIREVIERLDAGTLRVAEPAADGWQVNEWVKKAVVMYFPIQKMETLEAGIFEYHDKMPLKRNYAEKGIRVVPNAVARHGAYISKGVILMPSYVNIGAYVDEGTMVDTWATVGSCAQIGKNVHLSGGVGIGGVLEPLQAAPVIIEDGAFIGSRCIVVEGVRVETEAVLGANVCLTASTKIIDVTGETPVEMKGIVPARSVVIPGSYTKQFAAGAFQVPCALIIGRRKPSTDLKTSLNDALREYDVAV is encoded by the coding sequence ATGACATCCCTCCAAACCACTATCGAAGCCGCCTGGAACGACCGTTCCCAGTTGCAAAATCCAGAAACCCAACATGCAATCCGCGAAGTGATTGAACGGCTTGACGCCGGAACACTGCGCGTTGCTGAACCCGCTGCCGACGGATGGCAGGTAAACGAATGGGTGAAAAAAGCCGTTGTCATGTATTTCCCAATCCAGAAAATGGAAACGCTTGAAGCGGGTATTTTTGAGTACCACGATAAAATGCCGCTGAAACGTAATTATGCGGAAAAAGGCATCCGCGTGGTGCCGAATGCGGTAGCCCGGCATGGCGCATACATTTCTAAAGGCGTTATACTAATGCCCAGTTATGTCAATATCGGTGCCTATGTTGACGAGGGGACTATGGTTGACACCTGGGCTACGGTAGGAAGCTGCGCGCAAATCGGTAAAAATGTGCACCTGAGCGGCGGTGTCGGCATAGGCGGCGTGCTCGAGCCGTTACAGGCAGCCCCGGTAATTATCGAAGATGGCGCGTTCATCGGGTCGCGTTGTATCGTGGTGGAAGGCGTACGCGTTGAAACCGAAGCCGTACTCGGAGCCAATGTATGCCTCACCGCGTCGACCAAAATCATCGATGTGACCGGCGAAACTCCTGTAGAAATGAAAGGGATCGTGCCAGCGAGATCGGTTGTGATTCCAGGCAGTTATACGAAGCAATTTGCCGCAGGCGCGTTCCAGGTGCCCTGTGCATTGATTATCGGCAGGAGAAAACCTTCAACAGATTTAAAGACCAGCCTGAATGATGCGCTGAGGGAATACGATGTGGCCGTCTGA
- a CDS encoding SRPBCC family protein, whose translation MKILKKILLVIAVLAGLLLVVAAFLPAHYTVVKTGEVNRPKQQVFDYIKSLKNQEQFSVWVMKDSKIQLVYTGVDGTVGSSVSWKSEEMGEGSQTIAALSDNKVDIDLNFIKPMQDQPKASMQVDEVDAGRSKITYTFSGDAPYPVGRLMSIIGRQFIGDAYEQNLTNIKKNLEK comes from the coding sequence ATGAAAATACTTAAGAAAATACTACTGGTGATTGCAGTATTGGCAGGACTATTGCTTGTTGTCGCCGCGTTTCTCCCCGCACATTATACGGTGGTGAAGACCGGTGAGGTAAACCGCCCCAAACAGCAGGTTTTCGATTACATAAAATCATTGAAGAATCAGGAACAGTTCAGTGTCTGGGTGATGAAGGACTCGAAAATCCAATTGGTGTACACAGGCGTTGACGGAACGGTTGGATCGTCAGTATCCTGGAAAAGCGAGGAGATGGGTGAGGGAAGCCAGACGATTGCTGCGTTGTCCGATAATAAGGTGGATATAGACCTGAATTTCATCAAGCCGATGCAGGACCAGCCTAAAGCGTCAATGCAGGTTGACGAGGTGGATGCGGGACGCAGCAAAATCACCTACACCTTTTCCGGCGATGCGCCTTACCCGGTGGGCCGCCTGATGTCAATTATCGGAAGGCAATTCATTGGAGACGCCTACGAGCAAAACCTTACCAATATTAAGAAGAATCTTGAAAAATAG
- a CDS encoding acyltransferase family protein — MKPPRAQDGQKIRSLDALRGVLALMVLFSHVNLIRLYFRGNTLYDLPAVYHLGRVALVGFFVLSGYLITFSILKKMKSGGWDFWRFYRARMLRIWPLYYVVILLAIFVLPHVPALQFTLPPAATNAHEAPEYMKYYLLFLPQIPSFQRVILPFAEPTWSIGVEELFYIIIPLAVFFSRRKLAQLLLVFLVAYFAIKYILICIPWPSAGLLHKLMHFYRYDCIALGCLAGVMHFNNSRWFSQISTKHLLAVGIPVLVYFFSMGRKSLEYFPFAIYFVVIVAFLVNKNHVIRSPGWLVYLGTISYSFYLTHEIAIVFLVNKGIDTISMPLMYLLSLGSTIALASGFYFAVEKPFMTWRARLDRKDAH; from the coding sequence TTGAAGCCTCCCCGCGCGCAGGACGGTCAAAAAATACGGAGCCTTGACGCACTGCGTGGCGTGCTGGCGCTGATGGTGCTGTTCAGCCATGTCAACCTGATCAGGCTTTATTTCCGCGGAAATACGCTGTACGACCTGCCGGCGGTGTACCATCTGGGTCGGGTGGCCCTTGTCGGTTTTTTTGTGCTCAGCGGCTACCTGATTACGTTCAGCATACTGAAAAAAATGAAAAGCGGTGGGTGGGATTTTTGGCGCTTTTACAGGGCCAGGATGCTGCGGATCTGGCCGTTGTATTATGTCGTGATTTTGTTGGCGATATTTGTGCTGCCACATGTCCCGGCATTGCAGTTCACGCTTCCGCCTGCTGCGACTAATGCCCACGAGGCTCCGGAATACATGAAGTATTATCTGCTGTTCCTCCCGCAAATCCCATCGTTTCAACGCGTGATCCTGCCTTTCGCAGAACCTACCTGGTCAATCGGCGTAGAAGAACTGTTTTATATAATCATCCCGTTGGCCGTATTTTTTTCAAGGCGGAAACTCGCACAGTTACTGTTGGTGTTCCTCGTCGCCTACTTTGCAATCAAGTATATATTGATTTGTATTCCGTGGCCATCCGCAGGATTGCTCCACAAACTGATGCACTTCTACCGGTACGACTGTATTGCGCTGGGCTGCCTCGCGGGTGTCATGCATTTTAACAACAGCAGATGGTTTAGTCAGATCAGCACCAAACACCTGTTGGCTGTGGGAATTCCCGTGCTGGTTTACTTTTTCAGCATGGGTCGGAAGAGCCTTGAGTATTTTCCCTTTGCAATTTATTTTGTGGTCATTGTCGCTTTTTTGGTGAATAAAAACCACGTTATCAGGAGTCCGGGATGGCTGGTGTATCTCGGTACGATCTCGTACAGCTTCTACCTCACACATGAAATTGCAATAGTTTTCCTTGTCAACAAAGGGATCGACACCATCTCAATGCCGCTGATGTATTTACTCTCACTGGGAAGCACGATAGCGCTGGCTTCGGGTTTTTATTTTGCGGTCGAAAAACCTTTCATGACCTGGCGCGCAAGGCTTGACCGGAAAGATGCGCATTAA